CCGCCGATGGCTGACGCGTAAAAGGTGCAGAGCGGATGCATCGAGATCTCGCGCACCTCGCAGAAGAGCGAGCCACGCAGATCGATGGTGGCGACGCCCTTGCGGATTCGGGTCACCGCGCGCGAGCCCGGATACGTGGAGCGGATCAGGTGACGCGAGAGCCGAAGCGCGGCGCGCGCGCGCAGCGCCAGCGGCAACGCCGGGATGAGGCGGCGCTCGAGGCCCGACACGTTATCGAAGGTCCACGCGGCGGCGTACTCGCCGGCGCGCGCGGTGATCAAGGTGTAGGCCTGGCCTTCGGTGCGCAGGAAGCTCAGGACCGCGGTCAACGGCGCCAGCCCAATCGTCCCCTCGCGCAGCCCGGCGACGTTGAGCCAGTTCTCGTAGAATTCGAGCCGCGTCGGCAGCAGATCCGCAATCGCCTGGTGCAGACTGGCGACGAGCACGCGGCCAATCCTCGCTTCAGACATTGATTACCTTCACGCGTGGCGCGCTCGAGCGGATGCTGCCGCGTGAACGCCTATGGTAAGGTCTGGTATGAATCCGATCTCGGCCGCGATCCTGGCCGGCGGCCGCGCCACGCGGTTCGGCGGCGCCGACAAGGCGTCGCTGGTGGTTGGCGGCAGGCGGATCATCGACCGGCAGCTCGAACTGCTTGCCGCGTTCAGCGACGACGTCATGGTCGTCGTCAACGATCGGACCCGATATCCAGATCTGGACGTGCCCGTCGTCATGGATCGCGTCGCCGGCGCCGGCCCACTGGGCGGCGTCTACACGGCGCTCGCCGAAGCGCGGCACTCGCGGGTAATCGTGCTGGCGTGCGACCTGCCATTCGTGTCGCCGGCACTCCTCGATCGGCTGGTCGTCGCCAGCGAGCCCGGCAGGCACGAACAGGACGCGGTGGTGCCGCGCACGACGCGGGGCCTCGAACCGCTCGCCGCCGTCTACCGGCGGCACTGTGCCGAGGTGGCCCGCCGCTGCATCGAGAGCGGCGAGCTGCGCATGACGGCGTTCCTCGCCGAACTCCGCGTCGGCGAGCTCGACGCCGGCGCGGTCGCGGGAGAGAACGAGGAAACGTGGTTCGAAAATATCAACACGCCGCATGACTACGCGCGCGCCCGGGGCCGGGTTGAACTTGATAAAAAACCGTTCGAAGATCGTATCACGGAATAATTTGTCGTGATTCTTCCTCTCTTCCGCCTCGTCCGCGAGCACGTCTCCACCACCACGGCCCGCCTCTACGGCCTGTCCTCGTCCGATCCGGCGATTGCGGAGATGTCGATCGAGATCCCGCCGCAACGCGCGCTCGGCGACATCGCCGTGCCGATCGCGTTCGTGCTGGCGCGCCGGCTGCGCAAGGCGCCTCGCGTGACGGCGCAGGAGATCGCCGCCGCGCTGGGACCGATCGAGGGCGTCGTCCGTGTCGAAGTAGCGCCCAACGGATATCTGAACCTGTTCCTCGATCGCGCCTACTGGCTTCGCACCTGGACGGCCGCTCCTTCGCCTCCTTCGCCTCCTTCCCATCCTTCCCCCTCGAAGACGATCGTCGAGCACACCGCGATCAATCCCAACAAGGCCGCCCACATCGGTCACCTGCGCAATGCCGCACTCGGCGACGCCTTCGCGCGGCTGCTCCGGTTCCAGGGACGTCTCGTCGAGGTCCAGAACTACATCGACGACACCGGCGTGCAGGTCGGCGACGTCGTGGTCGGCTTCCGCGAACTGGAGCACAAGACGCTCGCCGAGGTGCGCGCGATCGCCGACTCGACGCGCTTCGACTACTACTGCTGGGATCTCTACGCGCGCGTGACCGACTGGTACCGCGACGACAAGGATCGGCTGACGATCCGCGCCGCCGCACTCCAGGCCATCGAACACGGCGGCAACGACACCGCCGAGATGGCCGCCTTCATCGCCACCCGCATCGTCGGCTGCCATCTCGCGACGATGCGCCGGATGAACATCGGCTACGACCTGTTGACCTGGGAAGGAGACATCCTGCGCCTGCACTTCTGGGCGCACGCGTTCGAATTCCTGAAGAAGACCGGCGAAGTGTACCTGCAGACCGAGGGCAAACTCGCGGGCTGCTGGGTGATGAAGATCGAAGACGACGCGAAGGAGGACGACGGCGCCGAAGGAGACGACCCGAAGGAAAAGGTCATCGTTCGCTCGGACGGCACCGTGACCTACGTCGGCAAGGACATGGCGTTGCAGATGTGGAAGTACGGGCTGCTCGACCGCGACTTCTACTACCACCGCTTCGCGGACGCGGTCTGGTCGACGACCTCGGACGAGGCGGCGGATGCCGGCGGCCATCCGACGTTCGGCCACGCCTCGATGGTCTGCAACGTGATCGACACGCGCCAGGCCTACCTGCAGAAGCTCCTCAAGCAGGCGCTCGCCGCGCTGGGATTCATCGAACAGGCGCGGCAGTCCGTTCACTACTCGTACGAGATGGTCGCGCTGACCCACGAGACCGCCCGCGAGCTGGGCTACGACCCGTCCGAGGATTCGGGCAAGCCGTTCGTCGAGGTCTCTGGGCGCAAGGGTCTTGGCGTGAAGGCCGACGACCTGCTCGACCGCCTGATCGAGAAAGCCGCCGGCGAAGTCGGCCGCCGCAATCCCGAGTTCGCGACGGCGGACGTGCGGCGGACCGCAGAAGCGATCGCGGTGGCGGCAGTCCGCTACTTCATGGTGAAGTTCTCGCGCGGCAAGGTCATCGCCTTCGACATCGACGAAGCGCTCAGCTTCGAAGGCGAGAGCGGTCCCTACCTGCAGTACGCCGTCGTCCGCGCCAACAACATCTTCGCGAAACTGCGCGAGCGCGAAGGCACGGACGCCGCCGCGGTGATCGCCACGCTCGCCGCAACGGCGCCTGGCCCGATCGCGGACGGCAGCGATGCCTCGCACGATCTGTGGGGCCTGGTGCTCGAGGCGGCGCGGCTCGACGACGTGGTCGAGCAGGCGGTGCGCACCCTGGAGCTGTCGGTGCTGGCCAAATACGCGTTCGGGCTGGCGCAGCTGTTCAACGGTTTCTACCACTCGTATCCGGTGCTGAAGGAAGAAGACGCCGACGTGCGGATCTGGCGGGCCGCGGCGGTGGAATACTACCGGCGGCAGCTCACGACCGCGCTGACGTTGATGGGCTGCCGCGTGCCGGAGCGGATGTAAATGGCGGGTCTCGAGCGATGACTGACAGCAGGCCGCGCATCGGCGTCACACCCACGTCGCGGATCGACGACTATCTCGAGTCGGTGCGGAAGGCGGGTGCCGAGCCGGTGGTGCTGCGGAACGACGATGATCCGAGCGCCGTGCTCGATCGAGTCGACGGCATCCTTCTGTCGGGCGGATTGGACGTCGATCCCGCGCGGTATGGAGAGACGCCGCATCCGACGACCGAAGCGGCACCTGATCGTGACGCCTTCGAGTTGCCGCTCGCACGCGAGGCGGTCAGGCGGAACGTGCCACTCTTTGCGATCTGCCGCGGCGTGCAAGTGCTCAACGTCGCCGAAGGGGGTACGCTGGTTCAGGACCTGCCGTCGGCGGCCCGGACGGATCTGAATCACGCGGTCAACGAGCCGAAGACCGACCACACCCACGCGATCGCGATCGCGTCCGGCACCAGGCTCGCCGCCGCGCTCGGGGGGATCGCCCCGAACGACACGTGCCCGGTGAACAGCCGCCATCATCAAGCTGTCGGCGCCGTCGCGCCCGGCTTCGTCGTCTCCGCCACCTCGCCGGACGGCGTCGTAGAGGCGATCGAGCGTCCCGCGTCGACGTTCTGCGTCGGGGTGCAGTGGCATCCGGAGAACTTCTGGCGCACCGGCGAGTTCGCCGGCCTGTTCACCGCCTTCGTCGCCGCTGCCCGAACCCGGGGTCAGACCGGGGTCAAACCGGGGTCAGACCGGGGTCAGACCACCATTTGATGTAGGGGTACGCAGCCGCGACAGCGCCCCGCTGGTTGCGGCACGGCCATTCCTGCCGCACCCGCAATCGCGCGCCACCTGGCGCCGCCGCTACGAACGATCGAACACCGCCACAGCTTCGACGTGCGGCGTATTCGGGAAGAGGTCAAAGGCGCGCACCGACGTCAGGCCATAGCCCGCGTCGAGCAGAAAGCGCGCATCGCGGGCCAGCGTCGGCGGATCGCACGAGACATAGACCAGGCGCGGCACCTGCAGGCGGACCAGGTGTTGCCGTGCGCCCTTCGACATCCCCGTGCGCGGCGGATCGACGATGACGGTGGCGGGCGCCTGACGCCGCGAGGCCAAGTAGGCTTCGACGCCGCCCACGCGAGCGTCGAGACGCGGCTGCAGGGCGTGCGCGTTCTCGCGCAGATCCGCACCGCTGGCGTGATCGCCCTCCACGGCGGTCACTTCGAGATGACCGAGCGCGGCCAGCGGCACCGAGAACAGACCGACGCCGGCATAGAGATCGAGCACCTCTCCGGCGTCAGGGACGGCGTCCAGGACCGCGTTGACGAGCGCGGAGAGCAAGAAGCGGTTCGCCTGAAAGAACGATTCGGCGCGCCGGCTGAGTACGCCACTGCTGACGCGGCCGCCGGTCACGGTCGCCAGCGGCTCGCTCACCGAAGGCGACCCCGCCAGTACCATCCGTCCAGCCAGTGGCTCGCGGGCGCTGACACCGCGGAGCCCGGCCACGCGCATCGCCGCCTCGATCTGCGCCGGCTCGATCGTCGCTCCTGGCGCAAGTTCGAGATGCGCCGCACGCTCGGAGGCGGCGACGTTCTCGGTGACGACGACCGCGGCCAGCACATCCCGCCGCACCTTATGCAACGCCTCGGCGAGTTGCTGTGCGGCCGCGATCGTCTCCTCGCGCAGCAGCATCGTCCGCGCCGCGTCGCACAGGTCGTGCGTGTTCTCGCGATAGAAGCCGACCCGCGCGCCGCGGACGTGCAGCCGCGCCCGCATGCGATAGCCGTGTTCCGGTGAGGCCGCGACGTCGATGGGCGTCTCGATCGAATGCTTCGCGCCGCGCGCAAACGCGTCGCGCACGACGTCGGCCTTGAGCGCCCGCTGCCGCT
This genomic window from Vicinamibacterales bacterium contains:
- a CDS encoding molybdenum cofactor guanylyltransferase, coding for MNPISAAILAGGRATRFGGADKASLVVGGRRIIDRQLELLAAFSDDVMVVVNDRTRYPDLDVPVVMDRVAGAGPLGGVYTALAEARHSRVIVLACDLPFVSPALLDRLVVASEPGRHEQDAVVPRTTRGLEPLAAVYRRHCAEVARRCIESGELRMTAFLAELRVGELDAGAVAGENEETWFENINTPHDYARARGRVELDKKPFEDRITE
- the argS gene encoding arginine--tRNA ligase encodes the protein MILPLFRLVREHVSTTTARLYGLSSSDPAIAEMSIEIPPQRALGDIAVPIAFVLARRLRKAPRVTAQEIAAALGPIEGVVRVEVAPNGYLNLFLDRAYWLRTWTAAPSPPSPPSHPSPSKTIVEHTAINPNKAAHIGHLRNAALGDAFARLLRFQGRLVEVQNYIDDTGVQVGDVVVGFRELEHKTLAEVRAIADSTRFDYYCWDLYARVTDWYRDDKDRLTIRAAALQAIEHGGNDTAEMAAFIATRIVGCHLATMRRMNIGYDLLTWEGDILRLHFWAHAFEFLKKTGEVYLQTEGKLAGCWVMKIEDDAKEDDGAEGDDPKEKVIVRSDGTVTYVGKDMALQMWKYGLLDRDFYYHRFADAVWSTTSDEAADAGGHPTFGHASMVCNVIDTRQAYLQKLLKQALAALGFIEQARQSVHYSYEMVALTHETARELGYDPSEDSGKPFVEVSGRKGLGVKADDLLDRLIEKAAGEVGRRNPEFATADVRRTAEAIAVAAVRYFMVKFSRGKVIAFDIDEALSFEGESGPYLQYAVVRANNIFAKLREREGTDAAAVIATLAATAPGPIADGSDASHDLWGLVLEAARLDDVVEQAVRTLELSVLAKYAFGLAQLFNGFYHSYPVLKEEDADVRIWRAAAVEYYRRQLTTALTLMGCRVPERM
- a CDS encoding gamma-glutamyl-gamma-aminobutyrate hydrolase family protein yields the protein MTDSRPRIGVTPTSRIDDYLESVRKAGAEPVVLRNDDDPSAVLDRVDGILLSGGLDVDPARYGETPHPTTEAAPDRDAFELPLAREAVRRNVPLFAICRGVQVLNVAEGGTLVQDLPSAARTDLNHAVNEPKTDHTHAIAIASGTRLAAALGGIAPNDTCPVNSRHHQAVGAVAPGFVVSATSPDGVVEAIERPASTFCVGVQWHPENFWRTGEFAGLFTAFVAAARTRGQTGVKPGSDRGQTTI
- a CDS encoding TRAM domain-containing protein; the encoded protein is MSLVTGQQIALTIEKPASGGRMIARHLGQVVLVLGAIPGERVAASIERTEKHLAFATVREVIEPSPDRRLGSPDPLCGGLLYSHIHYERQRALKADVVRDAFARGAKHSIETPIDVAASPEHGYRMRARLHVRGARVGFYRENTHDLCDAARTMLLREETIAAAQQLAEALHKVRRDVLAAVVVTENVAASERAAHLELAPGATIEPAQIEAAMRVAGLRGVSAREPLAGRMVLAGSPSVSEPLATVTGGRVSSGVLSRRAESFFQANRFLLSALVNAVLDAVPDAGEVLDLYAGVGLFSVPLAALGHLEVTAVEGDHASGADLRENAHALQPRLDARVGGVEAYLASRRQAPATVIVDPPRTGMSKGARQHLVRLQVPRLVYVSCDPPTLARDARFLLDAGYGLTSVRAFDLFPNTPHVEAVAVFDRS